A single region of the Vicia villosa cultivar HV-30 ecotype Madison, WI linkage group LG4, Vvil1.0, whole genome shotgun sequence genome encodes:
- the LOC131599224 gene encoding probable receptor-like protein kinase At5g20050 yields the protein MEDRKVKIIVASSVITVIIIIIIAHFLFVSKIFFLICGAGVAVIFTIFAFAFISLSHKRRRRVLESQLKSESRELRIEYSFLRKVAGVPTKFRYNELEEATDGFQSLIGRGSSASVFKGILNDGTSVAVKRIDAEERGEREFKSEVAAIASVHHVNLVRLFGYCNSSSAPRYLVYDFISNGSLDCWIFPKRESQRRPRRSGCLSWKLRYKVAIDVAKGLAYLHHDCRSRILHLDIKPENILLDESFRALVSDFGLSKLTPKDESQAMSTIRGTRGYMAPEWLLEKGISDKTDVYSYGMVLLEIVGGRKNVILVEDEKDKSKRKWQYFPKIVNEKVKQGKIMEIVDDRLMECDENEVIKLVYIALWCVQEKPRFRPSMAKVVDMLEGSVMVDEPPATKMNLVDFLCVDDDDNVTDSNINMPKMDSIMSIQSNMECNSTYSFSTTVFSGR from the coding sequence ATGGAAGACAGAAAAGTGAAAATAATTGTTGCTTCATCTGTGATTACAGTTATCATTATCATAATCATTGCTCATTTTTTGTTCGTCTCCAAGATTTTCTTCCTAATATGTGGCGCTGGTGTTGCTGTGATCTTTACAATCTTTGCTTTTGCATTTATCAGCTTAAGCCACAAACGCAGAAGAAGAGTATTGGAATCACAGTTGAAATCAGAAAGTCGAGAGCTTCGAATAGAGTACAGTTTCTTAAGAAAAGTTGCTGGGGTTCCAACAAAATTCAGATACAATGAACTTGAAGAAGCAACAGATGGGTTTCAATCGCTTATTGGAAGAGGTTCATCGGCTTCAGTTTTCAAAGGAATTCTCAATGATGGAACTTCAGTTGCTGTGAAAAGAATTGATGCAgaagaaagaggtgaaagagaGTTTAAATCAGAAGTTGCAGCAATAGCTAGTGTTCATCATGTGAATCTTGTGAGACTTTTTGGATATTGCAATTCTTCTTCAGCTCCTAGGTACCTTGtttatgattttatttcaaaTGGGTCATTGGATTGTTGGATTTTTCCTAAAAGGGAATCTCAAAGGCGTCCGCGTCGCAGTGGGTGTTTGTCGTGGAAGCTGAGGTATAAAGTTGCAATTGATGTTGCTAAAGGACTTGCATATCTTCACCACGATTGTAGATCAAGGATCTTACACCTTGATATAAAGCCAGAAAATATACTATTGGATGAGAGTTTTAGAGCACTTGTTTCCGATTTCGGTCTATCAAAACTTACTCCTAAAGATGAAAGCCAAGCGATGTCTACAATAAGAGGAACAAGAGGTTACATGGCTCCTGAATGGCTTTTAGAAAAAGGTATTTCAGATAAAACAGACGTATATAGTTATGGAATGGTTTTACTAGAGATTGTTGGAGGAAGAAAAAATGTTATTCTAGTTGAAGATGAGAAGGACAAGTCAAAAAGGAAATGGCAATATTTTCCAAAGATTGTAAATGAGAAAGTGAAACAAGGGAAAATAATGGAAATTGTTGATGATAGGTTAAtggaatgtgatgagaatgaggtTATTAAATTGGTGTATATTGCTTTATGGTGTGTTCAAGAGAAGCCAAGGTTTAGACCTAGTATGGCTAAAGTGGTAGATATGCTTGAAGGCAGTGTCATGGTGGATGAACCACCTGCTACAAAAATGAATCTGGTTGATTTTCTatgtgttgatgatgatgataatgttaCAGATAGTAATATTAACATGCCAAAGATGGACTCAATTATGTCTATACAAAGCAATATGGAATGTAATTCTACCTACTCATTTTCCACTACTGTTTTTTCTGGAAGATAG